From a region of the Candidatus Hydrogenedentota bacterium genome:
- a CDS encoding response regulator: MSSPITRTTEETIETRAIELNARAHIELCRRVDGAFVLLMPLQWAAAIAAAVFLTPLTWGGADSRVHPHVFAAVFLGGLVTLVPVWYALRRPGATLTRHTIATGQMLMGALLIHLSGGRIETHFHVFGSLAFLAMYRDWRVLITASAIVTVDHAARNYFWPQSIFGVLTAPQWRWLEHAGWVVFEDVFLVWQCVRGRLDMRADARHRAHLEQTNAMIELEVRARTRELEAERRLLRDAQADLERQNERLVETTRRAEELAEEAGAANRAKSDFLATMSHEIRTPMNGIIGMTELLGETRLDAEQREFAGIIQRSGERLLGIINDILDFSKIESGKLDFEMIDFDVRTTVEDCADLVSEACSAKGIELICMFCEPLGHRVTGDPGRLRQVILNLLSNALKFTAQGEILLRTKILEESGGEIRLRISVEDTGTGIPQDKSALIFERFSQADASTTRHYGGTGLGLAICKELAARMDGDIGVISEAGNGSEFWFTARFPVASRAHTSVELPHCDIAGKRVIAVDDNDTNRLLIDMQVRRMGMLPHVASTPDAAIAAVKAARLRGEPFDLAIVDFQMPDMDGLQLGPLLLEAAGDTPLRMLLLTSVSARGYANRAEAAGFSAYLNKPVKERRLLECIRGMLINAPPAPNTPAAIITQHSVSEAERAAMRHVLLVDDNIVNQKVGAKMLDKLGFRVDVACGGATAVEACARHCYDLVLMDCEMPEMDGFEATRAIRELKEYESRPIVALTAHAVHGTRERCIDAGMDDYLSKPLRLDTLRDLMDRLLPEAGA; encoded by the coding sequence ATGAGTTCCCCTATAACGCGTACGACCGAGGAGACGATCGAGACCAGGGCCATCGAGCTGAATGCCCGCGCACACATCGAACTCTGCCGGCGCGTGGACGGCGCCTTTGTCTTATTGATGCCCCTACAATGGGCAGCGGCGATTGCCGCCGCCGTCTTCTTGACGCCGCTGACTTGGGGCGGCGCCGATAGCCGTGTACACCCGCATGTTTTTGCGGCGGTTTTTCTGGGCGGCCTCGTAACGTTGGTCCCGGTGTGGTATGCGCTTCGGCGGCCCGGCGCCACACTCACGCGTCACACTATCGCGACCGGTCAGATGCTGATGGGGGCATTGCTTATCCACCTCAGCGGCGGCCGGATCGAAACCCATTTTCACGTCTTCGGGTCACTTGCGTTCCTGGCGATGTACCGGGACTGGCGGGTGTTGATTACGGCGTCCGCGATAGTAACGGTAGACCACGCGGCGCGAAACTATTTCTGGCCGCAATCGATTTTCGGCGTGCTCACGGCGCCGCAATGGCGATGGCTCGAACATGCCGGGTGGGTCGTGTTCGAGGATGTTTTTCTTGTTTGGCAGTGTGTTCGGGGCCGTCTGGATATGCGGGCGGATGCCCGGCACCGCGCCCATCTAGAGCAGACCAATGCGATGATCGAATTGGAGGTGCGCGCGCGCACGCGCGAATTGGAAGCTGAGCGCAGACTATTGCGTGACGCGCAGGCGGACCTCGAGCGGCAGAACGAGCGCCTTGTCGAGACTACGCGCCGCGCCGAGGAGCTGGCCGAGGAGGCCGGGGCCGCGAACCGGGCCAAATCGGATTTTCTCGCGACGATGAGCCACGAAATCCGGACGCCGATGAATGGCATAATCGGCATGACGGAGCTGTTGGGAGAAACGCGGCTGGATGCGGAACAGCGGGAGTTCGCCGGTATCATCCAGCGCAGCGGCGAACGGCTTCTGGGCATTATCAACGACATACTCGATTTTTCGAAGATAGAATCTGGAAAGCTGGATTTCGAGATGATCGATTTCGATGTCCGGACGACAGTGGAGGATTGTGCCGATCTCGTGTCCGAGGCCTGTTCGGCGAAGGGGATCGAACTGATATGTATGTTCTGCGAGCCACTGGGGCACCGCGTGACGGGCGATCCGGGCCGGCTCCGGCAGGTGATCCTCAACCTGCTCTCAAATGCGTTAAAGTTTACCGCCCAGGGAGAGATTTTATTGCGGACAAAGATCCTGGAGGAGTCCGGGGGGGAGATCCGGTTGCGCATCTCGGTCGAAGACACCGGAACCGGAATTCCTCAGGACAAGTCTGCTCTAATCTTCGAGCGCTTTTCGCAGGCGGATGCCTCAACGACCCGGCATTACGGGGGCACGGGGCTCGGGCTGGCGATTTGCAAGGAACTCGCCGCGCGGATGGATGGTGATATTGGCGTGATTTCCGAGGCGGGCAATGGGTCGGAGTTCTGGTTTACCGCGCGCTTCCCGGTGGCATCGCGCGCGCACACGAGTGTTGAATTGCCACACTGCGACATCGCGGGGAAGCGCGTGATCGCGGTGGACGACAACGACACCAACCGCCTGCTCATCGATATGCAGGTGCGCCGGATGGGCATGCTCCCGCATGTCGCCAGCACACCAGACGCGGCGATCGCGGCCGTAAAGGCGGCGCGGCTGCGCGGCGAGCCCTTCGACCTGGCCATCGTCGATTTCCAAATGCCGGACATGGACGGCCTGCAATTGGGCCCGCTGCTCCTGGAGGCGGCCGGAGACACGCCGCTCCGGATGTTGTTGCTAACGTCCGTGAGCGCACGTGGCTACGCAAACCGCGCGGAAGCGGCTGGTTTTTCCGCGTACCTGAACAAGCCGGTAAAGGAGCGGCGCCTGCTCGAGTGCATCCGCGGCATGCTCATCAATGCCCCGCCCGCGCCGAATACTCCGGCGGCCATTATCACCCAGCATTCCGTTAGCGAGGCTGAGCGCGCGGCGATGCGGCACGTGCTTCTTGTGGACGACAATATCGTCAATCAGAAAGTGGGCGCGAAAATGCTGGACAAGCTGGGGTTCCGGGTCGATGTGGCATGTGGCGGCGCGACCGCGGTCGAGGCATGCGCCCGCCATTGTTACGACTTGGTGCTCATGGATTGTGAAATGCCCGAGATGGACGGATTCGAAGCTACGCGCGCCATCCGCGAGCTTAAGGAGTATGAATCGCGCCCGATTGTTGCGCTCACGGCGCACGCGGTTCACGGGACTCGTGAACGCTGCATCGACGCAGGCATGGACGATTATCTGAGCAAGCCGCTCCGGCTCGATACGCTTCGTGATCTCATGGACCGGCTGCTACCGGAAGCTGGCGCATGA